The Xenopus tropicalis strain Nigerian chromosome 1, UCB_Xtro_10.0, whole genome shotgun sequence DNA segment caGTCTGGTTCAAACGTTGAAACATAAATCCACACTGAGAAAGGCTCTATGCTGTCTTACACATTCCAGACTCATCATTTCTATGACTGTAGTTCATTAATTTATGTCAGTTTGTTAGATGTTCAACTCTGCAGAACTCTCCACCCATACAATTCTATTCTAAAGGTCTGTGGCATTTTCTAAAAGTTTCATATATTTGATTTCCATGAAGGCTGTTGAGATGTCAGCTGCGCACTGTGAGATATAGTAATTCTAGTGGTTCTTTGCTGCTTTACCAAATGTGGGTTTTACAAAATGATTAGAATCTGCAGATTTATTTCGCATTTGTCTTCTACATTCATCTTTATTTCTCAATTTATTGTGTATAGGTTTTCTTCAGAACTGCTTATATCTCATCAACTTTGTAGCCTAATTATTTCCATTGGGTTTTCATATATATTACCTACTTTCCTGCTAACAGAGCTTACTCACTGCTTTCCTGCTGTTACTAACCCACTAAAACTAATCTCATTATTTTCTCACCTTTCACTTGGCTCTGCGATCATATCACTCCTACAGTCAATTACTGTACCCTACCACAAACCCAACCTTACTGTTCTTGAGCTGCAATCTTGTCTTTCACCCTATTCACCCATGCTTTTATTTCCAATTTAAACAGCTGATAACAGATACCCAACACTGTCCTCTCCCATCCATATGGGAATCTGCTGCCAGATGTGAGCCTTCTAGTCATTCCATAGTCATTCCATTTCTGCTTCCCTAAACTGCCTCCTGCCATAAATGCACATGGAAGGGGCATTCATGTTGGTCCTATCTTACAAAGCCCTTGCCCACAATACACCATCTAATATTTCCAGCCCAGCTAACACATTATCTATAGATTAACTGAACAGCTATTTCTCCTTCCCGCTCCTTCTCACTCTTCCTAACATATAGTCTAACATTCACTCCTCCACTTAAACCAATTCCAACACAAACTCTGCCACCCGTCCAGCAAACTATACTGCCACCTTCAAatgccaatacaggtataggacctgttatccagaatgctcgggaccaagggtattctggataaggggtctttccgtaatttggatctccataccttaagtctactaaaaaatcaataaaacattaattaaacccaacaggattttttttgcctccaataaggattaattatatcttagttaggatcaattacaaggtactgttttattactacagagaaaaagcaaatcagttttaaaattctgaattctttgattaaaatggagtctatgggagacgggctttccgtaattcagagctttctggataacaggtttctggataagggatcccatacctgtactagtagtgTTACTTCTCAGTCAGAATTAGGCTTTCCACAGCTCCTCACTATCTCACTGTAAACCATTTATAGCTGTAGGTATTTTATTTCACttcttgtttttcattttcaCCCTATCCAGTTTTTGCCAACAGGGCCCACATTCCTTATGTTTGAAATAGATATATTTGTTTGATTCCTATTGTACATAGCTGGGAACTATTCTGTgattttaaaacaaaagaaataatgaaCAAACCATTTCAGATATCCTGTATATTAAATGTGTCTGTGTTTCACatgtttaatattttgttttctttttgcgaAAGGAAGCATTTGGCCTAAATGTCcgtttatatttttacatagaacTTAGGCTATATTAAAGTAGAAATATGCTGGTGCAACTACTTCAGaaccagtaacatcaaaaagtgaagtttgtattttttaatcCAGGACCTACAAGTAAATCCCTGAGATAGTGGAATAAATAGTCTGCAAAATGAGTAGAGATTGTTTGGCCTCATTCTATGCCCTTATCTTTATATTACTTTAATAACATTTGGCTACAAATGCCCTATGTTACATGAGAAAGGTTTGCATTTGGCCCCTATCTGTGTAAAAAGTAAAACTCATTGTGTTCTACAGAGACTATGTATTAACTGCTATGCAAACTAGTGcctttttgatttatttttgaatggctgcccccatggctacacagcagattatttatattaactataatattgtttctgaagcaaagacattgcattatatttaattgtaacgataattgtaatatattttaatatatgtatattatagaaCATATTTTTCATTCTATCTGCCCTTTCTATAAGACGGGTAGTTTTCTGCTTTTTTACTCATTTATCTTTTGCTTAGTCAAAATGTGGGAACTGTTCGGTGCGTCACTTGACTGCATATTCATGGAGTATCTGAACATTTTCCTTATCAATAATTTGGTCTCCCCAGGGAGCATCCATTCAAGAAATCTTTGGTTTTCCTGAGAGCATAAGGTAACCAATTATTCATGATTGTCACAATTTGACTTTTAAGCCAGCTGAACTCTGTCAGTCATTTAATGTTACAGCTGTGATACAAAAAGTGCTGAAATTACAGGTGAGGGTAATACACACCCACAAGGGCTAATACcagtaaataataatttatttttcttccagataataccccagaatacaTAATTTTAGTAGTTATGCTGCAAAAGCCAAAGCATCcattcttaaagtggacctgtcacctagacataaaaatctgtataataaaagtccttttcaaattaaacatgaaaccaaaattcatttttatattaacacattcaatcccattttaaattcatttaaaaatcccagctgacaatcatatactgcctgccccgcctctatgccttaggcactcACATTCTCTCTATCTAatagtgtagccagtgcatgggcctgggcatcaggtcccccatactggcagagaaacaagattttgggatgatacaaagcttgccttaataacagtgcccacaaaatggcagctgcctgctggctctgattgtatattcccaagactgaaggaaacaagatctatatcatttatatagtatgctAAGTTAATTCTgcataacaaacacaatagaaaagaaattggaattatttcttagggtgacaggtccactttaagataAATATGAAGACTAAaacataatattatatttattatgtagCGTTTGCATACTGTCTATAATGAATTTCTAGATTCTGACCTTTCTTGTCTTAACCAGTTTCTTTTGTCCTTCCCAAGCATTCCTGCCCATTTTAGTCATATATTGGAATGATCTCCCAACAGGACAGACAGTGGCCTTGTGGGCAGTGCTATAGTCTGACATAAATGAGGTGTTGCCAAGAttacagaaacagaaaataacaGGATGTGGGAATAGAAAAGGCAAAAAATGTGGTCAttacctgtacagagagaacttAAAGTAATGTCTAGTATATATATTCTCCTATGCTAGCTCtgtaaggaaaatgtaaaataaaacattcattatgaCAACTATATGCATGAAaatagagaataaaaaaaaatataattatcctTTTTAACATATGAAGTCAAAAATATCTTTGGTGCTAATTTCCATTTATGATGACGCACCTGTCAGAAATCTTCTTTGTAaagtctgctgcttttattttcAAAGGCACATCATACTGTACATCTTGCTCATACCTTCCCTCTCATGGGAGAACGAGTCTAGCACAAGATAAATAATTCAAGCACGATTTCCTGACAGTTCatgtaaaaacattaaataatgaaCTATTCGTGTTCTATAGGTTGGCCCAATAGAGAGGCATTTTGTGTAACCTgcgagaaagagagaaagaatggCACTGTAGAATACTGATAGGGAACCCATCCAACCAACTTGCCACAATGTACAAACCATTTACTATTTTGCCTGACCTGGTCATCATCTCCAGAAAAGAGAGACTGGCAGTTGGCACTGTAAAATACTGAATGGAAACCCATCCAACCATCTCACCactatacaaaaatatacagaagTTAATTTACTACTTGATTCCAGGCATACTGTTTTGGAAAGCTTTAAGTCGACTGCAGGACTATGTAGCATTAGATTAGTGATAACTACACTTTATTATCAACAAAGGCAAAGCTGCCTAGTATCATTTCAATTATTAACACCAAAGTGTATACTAAAGGCATTTCTAACCAGTATCTTTCCAGCTGACATCCTGACACCGGTGCTTCCATCATGTTGCTGGAAGTTGTACCTTACCAATGGCTAAAAAATCCCTGGTCTTGCAGATAACGTTTATATTTATAGTGTTTATCAATATATATCAAAATACCATAAGTCTTTAcaaaaataacagataaatatatttgtgttacaTTTTACTTAGCCAGTGCATGCAAGTCCATGAGAAAACATTTAGAATAttgcacaatataaatatatacaagtatcccaatatttttaataaatgttatttacaaCGAAACCAGCATTAATAATGCACAATATATACAAGCAGACTGGATTACTGATGTCAAGAGGCAGTTGAGTATTTGGCATTAATTCAAACTCCCGTGCACATTATGGAAAGGGGATGTTGCATACCCCTTTTTAAGTTTAGGCATGGGTTACACTGTAGAGGCTTTGCTGTCCTTTGGCCAGTGTCTCCTTACTGTCACAAATATTGATCTTCCCAGAGACATAGGTCTTCTGGAAATctttaataattaattatatgtCATTTAAACACTTTAGATTAAACAGCAGAGGTAATTGTTTCAATAGGCTGCATGTTTAGTGATGTGCCTAGTAGGATCCAAAAAAAGATCACAGAAGAGCAAACAAGACTTTATGAGTTAGGCTGCTTTCAGCCTCTTTACAGTATTACACGTTTGCAATAGGTGTGCAAGTTCCATGACTGTTGTCACTTGTTCCATTAATCTCTTTCACTTCTAGTTGCTTCTTCTTGAGCTGAATAGCTACGGAAACTTCGGGATGTATAGAATCCATCCGTTGTTCGCATTTAAAAGCTGTGAGAAATGCAGTTCTATAATTGTTATTCATCCACCCATAAAGAAGAGGATTGGCAAAGGTGGAGCACATGGCAATTACATGGAATATTGTATATATCAGTTTGTACTCGTTCAAGTCCAGCACTTTGCCATCGATGTCACTTGCAAGCTGAAAGGCATGAAAGGGAAGCCAACACACTGCAAACACCACTACCACAGCCACTAACATCTTAGTTGTCTTGCGTCTCCGTTGGTGGTAATGATCATTTCCTCCACCAGGACTAACGTGATTTTTTAACTTTGTCCATATTCTTATATAAGCATAAGAAATGATGGCTAGAGGTACTATGTACTGTATCAACAGCATTGATATGCTATAAATAGTACCATAATTAAGATCTCCAACTGGCCATCTTTCAGAGCATGCTTGAATTTGGAAATCACTTGAGATAACAATAACAGAATACTCCTTGAAGATCGCCAATGGACTGGCTAGCAGAGCACTGCAAACCCATGTAATGCCTATGATCATAAAGCAAATTTTAGTTGATATTTTGCTCTCTAAATGATACACAATACATCGATGCCTGTCCAGGGCTATAACCATCAGTGTAACTGTGGATACCTGAACTGCAAGACCTTGAGAATATGTAACTAAATGGCACAATACTGTTCCAAATTTCCAATCATCTAGAAGAGTGTAAACCAGTGTGAAAGGCAGGCACAATGTATTCACCATTAAATCGGATACGGCCAGATTGACTATGAAAAAGTTAGTGACTGTGCGCATGGTTTTGAACTTAATGACGACATAAATGACAAGGCTGTTTCCCAATACTCCCAGGAGAATAATAGAACTGTAGGCCAAGATGAGAACAACTTGGACACTTAGAAGTTTGGTTATGTCAATCAACTCTGGTTTGGTAAGGTCATTATATGGTGTGGTCAGCCCAgctgcataaaaccaggtgttcATTTCGGTTTTAATATCCTCAGTTCTGTTCTCATTCTTCTCTGATGCTATCCTCCCCATTTTGATGGAACAGTTTTGTGAACTACATGAATAGAATGTGCTggggagaagaaaaaaaaggaaatacagtTATAAGATAGTCTACTGTTGAACAGCTTTATTTTAGCAGGTTAAGGTCACTTTTTAAACCATCATTAAGTTGTAAGAACAAAGCAATTAAAATGTTCAAGAAACATTACATACAAATGTAGCTGTGATAGGAAAAAAGAGTATAACTGAGTATGCCCATTAGATATTTGAACATATTCCAGTTTAATGAAGGCAAAGTCACCACACAGGGAACACTCATTTAAATGAATCTCtgtaatttttagtagattttgcATTTATGTGCACAAAGACAAGTTAATTCCAGAGGATTTATTCTTGGCCCCGGCTACTGACAGCTGAGTATAAAATTAAACAATGGACAGCtgcaagaaataaaatgtaaacataaatgGCTGTGCAATACTGACTGATGAACTCACAtgtgcaataaaaaataattacatccTGGCACATATAATCATAGAGTAATATgcaatatgtttatatgtttaaaCATACAGACCACTGGACTTTTATGCATTTCGATTAACAAAACTAGCACCAAAATATAATCCGATGGCTGATTTCTGGAAATTATAATAATCATAACTCATTTACAAAAATGCTTTCAGTCTGTAACTGTTCAGCCAGCTCAGTTCAACGAAACTTTATGCTGTGGATCAATTTTTcagtttttgagaaaaaaaattaaaggtaGAAGCATACCTCCTCTATTAAAACTGGCAAATATAGTAAAAAATCTTACACTGAGTCCTTTAATGCTTCAGACATCCTTTGCACCAGTGATATTCATTCCCCAGTCCCTTGTCTTTGAAGCACAGTTTGGTTTCCATGGAAATTACTGtggaatagaaaaaaatacagcATAAATAATaagaaggtaatttttttttaacagacagtatgtattttataacaaaaaaataatagtatAGCTTCTTAAGTCCGATGTACTGTGTATGGTTGTACAGGCTATATATCCTCCCTTGTTTTCTGGGTAGCTATTCCAGATACAGATACAAGAAGATTCCCCAGTAAGTATGTAATGCCTGCCATAGGGCTCCCTAGTAACCTTGTGCCTGCTGGCactccataatttgaatttgaatgaTGTCAAATCTAGGGGGTGCCCAAGGGGATGCCCCTGTGCTGTGCCCAATACTTAATGTCTTCTATAGGGCTCTCTAGTAACCTTGTGCTCTTTAGAACGCCATCCAGAACTTGAGCTTGTCAATGATGTGAAAGCTATGGGGGTGCCCAAGAGGATGCCATGTCCTGTCCCCAGTCTGCCCCTGTACCAAACACAGATCATGCTGTATTCATGGAAAAAGCACAGGCCTTTGTTCTCAATTCAGGATCGCAAAGACCTGCTCCTAAGCATGCAATCCACGGGATGggtaaaaagggaaaaaacatgAAACTTTGTGaccaatttttgcactttgcacctttctCACCATTAGTTAATGTGCCCTATATATTTATGGCTATAGTTTCTTGAATGTAATCTGAGCCCGGTACGCAGCACTAAGAGTAATCAATACTTACCACTCCATAAATACACTGAGAAAATATTTATCTACATATTTTACCGTGCAAAATAACTGTAAGATAAATACAGCACAAAATCACTGTATGCTGGGATATAGcaataatttgttttaaaaagcagCCTTAAATTACTATACATTATAAACTACACTAAAAGGCCATTCATCAGGGAACTGACAACAAATGTAATTGTGTGTCACAGGGGGctgtaatgtatattgcaaaaaagCCACTTATTTCTGTAGGTTAAAAGGGGAAATGAACTGGGGCTACACATACACTTGTGACTGAAAATGAGAAAGCTACAAAAACAAATGGCTTTCATGAATAAAAGAAATACTTTGTGAATAGAAATTGTTGGGTATATATTAGAAACCTATTTACTGTTTGTCCAGAATGAAATACAGAAAgaagaacattaaaaaaagaaaagcttttatAGCATGCATTATGGAGGGCCCATTTGCTACTGGCTCTTCTCTACACTCTCTTCTCTACATGTTTCATTACTCATTAACACTACAGTTCAATTCTAAATCTCTATTAATCCGTCTAGATCAGAGGTTTTCCAACTTTCCAGTAAACCATCTTAGTCAAACATCTGTCTAGTACCTCCTTAGCTTATAAAAACATTCCAGCTTTTTTTAAACAGGTAAAGGTCAGCCTACTAGGGGTTTGGCTAATGGGGAGGTTTGAAGCCTTTTTCTACCCCAATGGGAAGGATAATtataaaattgtgtaaaaaaaaacagtttgaatAACATTTACTTTTCCACAGCAAGTGAAATCACAAGTGGGATAATCTATATTATTAAATGGAGCTGCAACAACACTTCCCCCAAAATAAGCTGAACCCATATGTGTAAGAGTGTAACTTAGCATTCATCATAAAAATAAGGAGCCTCATTCAATATTAGAGACACAAAAACACGATCAGGTTTGATGTGCCAAAAATTCCATGCACAGACTAGATTATGTAATTAGAAAGCCCCCTTACTTTACACCTACTATTAACCATGTAACCAGGCAATAAGTATAAGGCTCCCTTTCTGAATTGCACCCTCTTATCCTGTGCACAAATTAATGGTTTGAGATAGCTCACGTTGCAGTGCCCACACTGGTATGAGTCATGTCATTTTAGTATATTgagggtatattatttattatatatttatatttcttttaacacacaGTGAAACTGTGCATTACTCTGAGCCCTTACTGGCATCTCTATTCTCCTGAGCCCCCTTATGTTTTTGTTATATCCTGTAACTTGCTTGTTACCCTATAGTGAAACAGACATGGTATTAGATGTGTGCAACTGTAAGCAAAAGGCAAAACTATGTTCCTCTCTACTTGCTGAATATTTAAGTCTGAATCTCACACAAACCAGATCTTGGAAATAATACATTTAACAGCAAAAGAGCAAATCTGAAATTAGAATTGCCTGACAGAGTGAAGTCAAGAGAACTGCTTATCTGAAACGAAATGCATTTTGCCTTTCAAATAAGGAGAAAAACACAGCGATCGCTGGCCAAACTGGCATAGCATTTGTTGATAAATGTGCAGCATAAAAGTGCAAATAATTTTAGCTTGAAAATAAATGCCTCAGAGACACATGACAAATCACAGGTATTAACGGAACAGATTTATGCCTTAACAGGAAAACAGAATGTCCCTTACACTCATtacaaaactatgaaaaacagtAAACTTAGTTCTCAACGCGTTTTGCCTCAGATATATTCCTACAAATAAAACAGAGGGTAAATgaggttctatatatatatatatatatatataactttgtgTGGGGGTCTCCTAAAATTTGTACTCTCAGATTATAGTCAGTGCCTTGCTCTATCGCCTGAGGCCAAATTTGTgtgcacccccccccacacactgccaGTGTGTTGACCCATTTCCCCACACCCAGGagccatttaaataaaataagtgaAATTAATGATTGACTCCCAgtctctagtacaggtatcggaccccttatctggaaacccattatccagaaagttccgaaatagactcaattttaatcaaataattcacatttttaaaacttatttcctttttctctgtagtaataaacagtaccttgtacttgatcccaacttagatataattaatcctaattggaggcaaaataatcctattgggtttaattaccatttaaataatttttacttgtagacttaaaggagaaggaaaggctaagtcacttgggggtgccaaaatgttaggcacccccaagtgacttacatgacctaccttgtaccccgggctggtgcccctgttaggagaaaacagcaccagcccggggcacctgtagacaccgcttcctccttcctttgcgcgctgctggcgaaatccgtgggccggcgcatgcgcagtagagtgaaaagccgactttaatgtttaagttcggcttttcactctactgcgcatgcgcgcgcaagcgaggaggaaacaggtagcgccggcagctgccccgggctggtgctgttctctccatacgggggcaccagcccggggtacaaggtaggcgttctaagtaacttgggggtgcctaacattttggcacccccaagtgacttaacctttccttctcctttaaggcaggagatccaaattgcggaaagaccccttatccggaaaaccctaggtcttgagcattctggataacaggtcctgtaatAAGTTTAAATAGATTTGCAAGTAATCTATTACACCACATTTTAATTGTATTCATTGTTTTTTTAGAGATGGTCTGCTTGCTACCCCAATAAAGGTGTGCTTAACCAGAGTTTGTGTAGCTTTTCCAGTAATCGGGCCCTGCTTATCCCACTAACAATATGCAGTTGGGTTTAGGGGCGACTTTTGTTTAGCTACCCGACCATAACTGCACAATACTACAAAAGCAACTCCACCAATTTGTCTAAGCTGCTTTGACTATTCTCATACAGGGGTTCTCCCCTTCAGCTCTGCCCTTTCTGAGGCCTAACTATCCCAGGTTCTAGATACAGACTGGTGGCAGGTACCCAATTCCCTTTACTCAATAGGAGTGTACTATCAAGGAAAGCACTGCTTAATTTCCTCCAACTATAAAAGTAGCTAGGCATGACAATGTTATCAATAGAAAATGAATAGGTTAGAAAGCAAACTATGGCTAATTTACTTGCTCAAAATTCAGTCTCAGAGTCGACTTTTGGGTATGTATGACATATAAGCAATATCCCATAGGTctttataattatttgtttaaagatGCTTCCTAAAGGGAAGGTCTGCTGTGGTATACTGACAAATGTAGTGCACACATAGACCTACAGGGAGTAACAAAAACCAACATGCAGGTCTACAATTTGCTTCTCTAGTAGTCATGAATAGTTTTAATTATCATTCAGAAGGGGCTATTATTTACATTACTCTGTGCAGAAATAGAAAATGGGAATGCAATATGGATCTCTTTATAAACAGACTTTATCATATTCTCCAATCTAGccaatgttttatttgttattcaAGTCCTCTCAATTAATTTACTATTTAGAATCAGACTTCTGAATTCTTTTAAAAAGTCCACGAAATTCTGACATGACTTCTACTATCCATGCTCtttattaaagggcaaattaTTTGACTTTTTGGGTTTGAAGCCAACCTTCCCAATCCTAGCATCACTCTATACAAGAGTCCAACTCCATTGTGCCATTCTTTTCCATTAGGATACATACCTTAAACAAAGGCAATACAAAGAGGAGAACTACAACTGATAAGctactaaataaaaaaatcaaattgacTTAAATCAAAGCTatgcattataccattatacattTTAGTAATCCTAAAAAAACTGTTTGATTTCAGCCAAGAGCCAATATATATTCTATTCAAATATCCTTACTTATACTAGATTCACATATATAATAAAGGTTAAAGTTCAATACTGGATGTTCATATGGCCTtcttttatgcttttattttccCCTTGGCCTTTAGTTTTCAGCTCTTGTGCTAATCCTGTACTGATTAACTCTGTCACTGTTAGAGGACTGTGGAGTGATAATAACCATGCAGAGCAGTAATTAGTATTTACATTACTAACTCCACCTCCCTGCAGAGCCATAATTAATGTAAAAGGCCTCTAAAATGGTGATTAAGTACTTCCCTCATAAAAACCTACAGAGCAATAATTTACAGACTAGATGCACAGTTATTATTGCCACCTGGACAGTGTTTTAACAGCCTGACTAGTGGAAATTATGCTAAGTGCcaatattaataggaaaaaaagctaaaaagataGGAAGGACAGCAGTTTTCCCAAAAGATAGCAAGCCTATTTGCAGTGTACTAGtcattttatttttgatataAAACTAATTACATACTGTGGACTCCTACCTTAGGGCTCACAGCAGGAGTCACTAGTCACTAACATGGAGTAGCAACAACCTATGTCATAAAGGTTTTATAATTTAATGCAATGACGTAACTAGTGCACAATGAGCACCAATTTAATTTTGGGTCTGGGCCCACATGATCCACATGAATTGTTATAAAAGGTAGTTTTTCTGGCACCATGCAACTTAAATCATTAAGCCTCTTGTGTGCTTGCACATTTTCCTGATATTTATGCCACTGACTCCAGATGACTAAACACATAAAGGAGGATGTTCTGAGATCATAAATATCAGGGTTAGCCTATAGCCTACCCATCCAAAGCAGTTTCAAAAGAAACTGCTTCATTTCTATATGCTTTCAGACTAGTTTGCCAGTTGTGCATGATATCTGGCAAAATTAAGTAAATTTTTAACAAAATTtcacatacaagggacacagagAATATTTGGGCTTGGACATTCTTTACAAACAATCCACAAAGGTGGACTTCTAATAAATGGAGTTTATAATATTACTAAATAGTATTTTTACATTATGTTTATATGTAGTGTGTTTATATGTACACCTCATATGCCTTGAGTGAAACTATTAGTTATGATAATCATCTTTCTTATTTTCTGAGAAGCTTCTGTAGAACCTTTTGTTAGGCCTAGTTAAGGAAATCTCAAGTGGTTAAGAAAATATACTACAACCATaatcaaaaaaaatttgtagtTCCAACAAATACTTCCCAAACTGTGAGAATACACCCCAAGCCCTTAATCAGGGCCCAAGTAGTGGAGGTGACCAGCATAAATGCCAGTGAGGGTTAGAGTTAAGGAGAATTCTTCTTTACACTCCTAGATACTTCTTGCAAGGACAACTTTAAGTTCTGTTAGGGTGAGGTTTGGGGAGAAAACTTATTGGATGTCTTAGACATCCTTGGAACTGTGGCTTGCTGGGTGAAAGAAATGTTTTCTTAAATGTAGATAAGTTTTTGGAATTTAGGGGGCCCTGATAAAATGTTAGACCAAAAAAATGCTCTGAAAACTATATCTTTTCCCCAAAGTCTAACAATAGAATTTTAGAGACAGTAAAATGAAGATCAAAGGGCCAAGCTAAATTGGCAAAGTTAGAAATACCTCTATGGAAGTTAGACAAAATCCTGCAACCAACAACACtacatatgtttttaaaaaaattaatttctctTATGAGGGAAAAACTCATTAACTTAATTAACTTCTGTTAATTAATTGTCAAGTCATTTTGAGAAAAGAGCAGAGGCAATAATTAGAAGGCTAGTGTCACAAAAAGAGTCTGGTTGCTATGACTATCTTTGAGGAAAGATGTGAAACAAATCAGTACCTGTAGTGTGGAAATGCTTCTTCTACCTGCTGCAAATAGGCATACAATTCATATAGGCTACTTATTATGAGTTATTCCTTTCCCTTAAACTATGATTTCCCTGGTGAATGTGGCTGCTGTAAGAGAAGTATGGATATCTGACCTATTGGCAACCATCACTGTGCTGCAGGGGATACTCCAATCAGAGAAGCCAAAGTAATTAGATGCATATGTCAATAACAACATTGTATAGACAGATGTATGAAAGCCAGATCTTTTTACGTT contains these protein-coding regions:
- the npy2r gene encoding neuropeptide Y receptor type 2, coding for MSEALKDSVTFYSCSSQNCSIKMGRIASEKNENRTEDIKTEMNTWFYAAGLTTPYNDLTKPELIDITKLLSVQVVLILAYSSIILLGVLGNSLVIYVVIKFKTMRTVTNFFIVNLAVSDLMVNTLCLPFTLVYTLLDDWKFGTVLCHLVTYSQGLAVQVSTVTLMVIALDRHRCIVYHLESKISTKICFMIIGITWVCSALLASPLAIFKEYSVIVISSDFQIQACSERWPVGDLNYGTIYSISMLLIQYIVPLAIISYAYIRIWTKLKNHVSPGGGNDHYHQRRRKTTKMLVAVVVVFAVCWLPFHAFQLASDIDGKVLDLNEYKLIYTIFHVIAMCSTFANPLLYGWMNNNYRTAFLTAFKCEQRMDSIHPEVSVAIQLKKKQLEVKEINGTSDNSHGTCTPIANV